In one Cottoperca gobio chromosome 12, fCotGob3.1, whole genome shotgun sequence genomic region, the following are encoded:
- the ptges gene encoding prostaglandin E synthase: MAVLIRNEVFSCFVFYGVILVMKIYIIAIITGQVRLRKKAFANPEDALRHGGVQYHREDPYVERCRRAHINDIENILPFLFLGAIYSMTGPSLTVARLHFLVFLMARVLHSIAYLFALRAPTRSLAYTVAQIPCLSMALQILIAVAAYA; encoded by the exons ATGGCAGTCTTGATAAGAAATGAAGTTTtctcctgttttgttttctacGGCGTAATTCTCGTGATGAAAATTTACATTATAGCGATAATAACGGGACAAGTGAGGCTGCGCAAAAAG GCTTTTGCCAACCCCGAGGACGCGCTGAGACACGGAGGTGTACAGTATCACAGAGAGGACCCATATGTGGAAAGATGCCGGAG AGCTCATATTAACGACATAGAGAAcatcctccccttcctcttcctggGTGCTATCTACTCCATGACTGGACCCTCACTGACCGTGGCCCGTCTCCACTTCCTGGTCTTCCTCATGGCTCGTGTGCTGCACAGCATCGCCTACCTGTTTGCCCTGCGAGCACCGACCCGCTCTCTGGCCTACACCGTCGCACAGATACCTTGTCTCTCTATGGCTCTGCAGATCCTCATTGCAGTCGCAGCGTATGCCTGA